One window of Misgurnus anguillicaudatus chromosome 13, ASM2758022v2, whole genome shotgun sequence genomic DNA carries:
- the otud4 gene encoding OTU domain-containing protein 4, which yields MENRRASADTQSQLPGDRTLECRMDEYLRSLGFYRKKIAKDGSCLFRAVAEQVLQCQALHYDVRMACVKYLRQNRATYELFIEGDFEKYLENLQDPQSWVGQVEITALAVLYKHDFIIFQQPDQPPVSITEYGFPDKVRLCFLNGNHYDSVYPQSFEKSAAVCQSILYELLYDRVCGADRSVLAPCMKGGRGRERLDSEECKSSEESDLEEDEFWSKEKTTSEMKTRQPARGRGRGRGREGAREYLSTKVKKSLNPDVYRNVEYDVWLRSKRIQQQRDFCMAAGMQYSVGDKCKVQLSGSNRFYSAYVQEVSADNGPVTVFIEELGRQHTVPLLNLRLSSEESESWQKVSEKSKRYPAPNNGHTSSEWENRGGRKGGRGGGSSSAPAGRVNKQHSWPPQSTADEQTGGRGRFRRSDQRSSPVCVVSQVKEENTLLELLHKDEHNFPSLGTAPQAVNAGEVIKRGGDKKSSRKKDHRGSVSETELAEAPQKPIQGQESNADEKHEKKVTEEPEQRSTPAIKEKSVPASPAVTFSSAPKSAPVQPHADTSALPAPDTSASKAFKTTQNGSAQSTSRVLSASQSVSAETIVPVSTPASIQSTPVSISFGQIGPVLNAILPTAGPNSGSFQSTQAASQNTPVSSSASTQVIPVLPPTSVQGPALSVSAPNAPVKTIPPDSVSTPSAPVQTTAPVSSTTPPTDEGIAPAVDVRIGTPTTNVPPTAEPAQASSPVTFQSSLETSEPRPCESLAIPASGVQSAPDHRPQQLIYPPLQWSQLLQDPLYPGFPQNEKGEGETLPPFSLSRKGEDLPQDVNVLRFFFNLGVKAYSQPLWPPISYLGPLTQAYQMHTRAPPPPSNPTVMTQWQPENPTPPQNSSSTSDTSLESHGQAPVSVSSGPVGSIEMGGYQNQTPPIQMQSPLRPAVPWSVSSGQSSYTAAYPVQFSSPPCAPPGNQMYPPSSVGYHHAPPGRMDVLSCVPPSMMRGQENGQRSMTTQFGSLQKAGYFTGGQPHLGGHDFNPVNIPISMTTMELPSFGGHCPQPIPLQGDVAGLNSLANGNLARQGDMFPMSLHAGPVPDDPARLIHAYFPDGEQEFIPNVDLRAGQSFYSQSYKGGGRRGQDDRGGYRGRGYRGRRDYSGWVRQDDQAYVSKGHVKRGTGPRLGFE from the exons CATGGATGAGTACCTGCGCTCGCTGGGTTTCTACCGCAAAAAGATCGCCAAGGACGGGTCGTGTCTCTTCAGGGCGGTGGCGGAGCAG GTTTTACAGTGTCAGGCTTTACACTATGATGTTCGTATGGCCTGTGTGAAATATCTGAGACAGAACAGAGCCACGTATGAGCTG TTTATTGAGGGTGATTTTGAGAAATACCTGGAGAATCTGCAGGATCCACAG AGCTGGGTTGGGCAGGTGGAGATCACTGCTTTAGCTGTACTCTATAA gcatgattttattattttccagCAGCCTGATCAACCACCAGTCAGCATTACAGAGTACGGATTCCCTGATAAG GTGCGACTGTGCTTCCTCAATGGAAACCATTATGACAGCGTTTACCCACAATCCTTTGAGAAAAGTGCTGCCGTATGTCAAT CGATCCTGTACGAGCTGCTATACGATCGCGTTTGCGGTGCCGACCGCAGTGTTTTGGCTCCGTGTATGAAGGGAGGTCGAGGACGCGAGAGGCTGGATTCAGAGGAATGTAAGAGCAGTGAAGAGTCGGACCTGGAGGAAGATGAGTTCTG GTCCAAAGAGAAGACCACCAGTGAGATGAAGACCAGACAGCCGGCGAGG GGTCGTGGGAGAGGCCGAGGTCGTGAAGGGGCGCGTGAATATCTGTCCACAAAGGTGAAAAAATCCCTGAATCCCGATGTCTACAGGAACGTGGAATATGACGTGTGGCTTCGTTCTAAGCGCA TTCAGCAGCAGAGAGATTTTTGCATGGCGGCAGGGATGCAGTATTCTGTTGGAGACAAATGCAAA GTTCAGTTGAGTGGCAGTAATCGTTTCTATAGTGCTTATGTTCAGGAGGTCAGCGCTGATAATGGACCCGTCACCGTATTTATAGAGGAGCTCGGCAGACA ACACACGGTGCCGTTGTTGAATTTGCGTCTTTCGTCTGAAGAGTCTGAATCTTGGCAGAAAGTGTCTGAGAAGAGTAAAAGATATCCTGCACCAAACAATGGACACACATCATCTG AATGGGAGAACAGAGGAGGCCGGAAAGGAGGCAGAGGAGGAGGATCTTCTTCAGCTCCAGCTGGCCGTGTAAACAAACAGCACTCCTGGCCTCCTCAGAGCACCGCAGATGAACAGACGGGTGGACGCGGCAGATTCAG gAGATCTGATCAGCGCAGTAGTCCTGTATGTGTGGTTTCACAGGTGAAAGAGGAGAACACTTTGCTGGAACTTTTACAcaaagatgaacacaactttccATCACTTGGAACAGCGCCACAAGCA GTTAATGCTGGTGAGGTCATAAAAAGGGGAGGGGACAAGAAAAGCTCCCGGAAGAAAGATCACAGAGGTTCTGTCTCAGAGACAG AACTTGCAGAAGCTCCACAAAAGCCTATTCAAGGACAAGAGAGTAACGCTGATGAAAAGCATGAG AAAAAAGTTACAGAGGAACCAGAGCAGAGATCTACTCCTGCAATAAAAGAGAAATCTGTCCCTGCATCTCCTGCTGTCACCTTTTCTTCAGCCCCCAAATCTGCCCCAGTTCAGCCTCACGCTGATACTTCTGCCCTACCTGCTCCAGATACAAGCGCTTCTAAGGCTTTTAAAACAACTCAGAACGGCTCTGCTCAGAGCACCAGTCGAGTTTTATCTGCTTCACAGTCTGTATCTGCAGAAACAATCGTTCCAGTTTCAACCCCTGCTTCTATTCAATCTACCCCAGTGTCTATATCTTTTGGACAGATTGGCCCAGTCCTGAATGCAATTCTGCCCACAGCTGGACCTAATTCTGGCTCTTTCCAGTCCACTCAAGCAGCATCTCAAAATACCCCTGTGAGTTCATCTGCCTCCACTCAAGTTATCCCAGTTTTACCCCCTACCTCTGTTCAAGGACCCGCTCTATCTGTCTCCGCCCCAAATGCCCCTGTTAAAACCATCCCACCAGACTCTGTTTCCACTCCATCTGCCCCAGTTCAGACAACAGCCCCTGTATCTTCTACAACCCCTCCCACAGATGAGGGCATTGCTCCAGCGGTAGACGTTCGTATTGGCACACCAACCACAAATGTCCCTCCTACCGCTGAGCCTGCCCAAGCTTCATCTCCAGTCACATTTCAGTCCTCACTCGAAACGTCAGAGCCACGCCCCTGTGAATCATTGGCTATACCTGCTTCAG GTGTACAATCTGCCCCTGACCACCGGCCTCAACAACTCATCTACCCTCCACTTCAGTGGTCTCAGCTCCTGCAGGACCCACTTTATCCCGGATTCCCTCAGAATGAGAAGGGAGAGGGGGAAACCCTGCCCCCATTTTCTCTCTCCCGAAAAGGAGAAGACCTACCTCAAG ATGTCAATGTTCTCCGGTTCTTCTTTAACCTCGGCGTCAAG GCTTACTCTCAGCCCCTGTGGCCTCCAATCTCATATCTGGGTCCTCTGACGCAAGCCTATCAGATGCACACTCGAGCTCCACCACCTCCCTCTAACCCTACCGTCATGACTCAGTGGCAGCCAGAAAACCCAACACCTCCGCAGAATTCGAGTTCCACCTCTGACACCTCGTTGGAAAGCCATGGTCAAGCACCTGTTTCTGTTAGCAGTGGTCCTGTTGGATCCATTGAAATGGGAGGATACCAAAATCAAACCCCACCTATTCAAATGCAGTCACCACTCAGACCAGCAGTGCCTTGGTCTGTTTCCTCTGGTCAAAGTAGCTATACTGCTGCATACCCAGTACAGTTTTCAAGTCCACCTTGTGCACCCCCTGGAAATCAGATGTACCCTCCCTCATCTGTTGGATACCACCATGCCCCTCCTGGCAGGATGGACGTCTTGTCATGTGTTCCTCCATCAATGATGAGAGGTCAAGAGAATGGCCAGAGGTCCATGACGACCCAGTTTGGCTCTTTGCAGAAGGCCGGTTACTTTACTGGAGGTCAACCCCATTTGGGTGGTCATGATTTCAATCCTGTAAATATTCCCATTTCGATGACAACAATGGAGCTTCCTTCCTTCGGTGGACATTGTCCTCAGCCTATTCCACTCCAAGGAGACGTAGCAGGATTGAATTCTTTAGCAAACGGAAACCTGGCTAGACAAGGGGATATGTTCCCAATGAGCCTCCACGCAGGACCTGTTCCAGACGATCCCGCTCGACTCATCCATGCATATTTTCCTGATGGTGAGCAAGAGTTTATTCCTAACGTTGACCTCAGAGCTGGGCAGTCCTTCTACAGCCAATCCTACAAGGGTGGAGGGAGGCGTGGCCAAGATGATAGAGGAGGATACAGAGGGAGGGGCTACCGTGGCCGGAGAGATTATTCAGGGTGGGTAAGACAAGATGACCAGGCGTATGTGAGTAAAGGGCATGTGAAGCGAGGGACGGGGCCAAGGTTGGGCTTCGAGTAA
- the abce1 gene encoding LOW QUALITY PROTEIN: ATP-binding cassette sub-family E member 1 (The sequence of the model RefSeq protein was modified relative to this genomic sequence to represent the inferred CDS: substituted 3 bases at 3 genomic stop codons) encodes MADKNTRIAIVNHDKCKPKKCRQECKKSCPVVRMGKLCIEVSPQSKIVWISESLCIGCGICIKKCPFGALSIVNLPSNLEKETTHRYCANSFKLHRLPIPRPGEVLGLVGTNGIGKSTALKILAGKQKPNLGRFDAPPDWQEILTYFRGSELQNYFTKILEDDLKAIVKPQYVDQIPKTVKGSVXTILSRKDDTKSEELVCEQLDLCTXSXNLLHLRDRNVEDLSGGELQRFACAVVCIQRADIFMFDEPSSYLDVKQRLRAAITIRSLISPDRYIIVVEHDLSVLDYLSDFICCLYGVPSAYGVVTMPFSVREGINIFLDGYVPTENLRFRETSLVFKVAETAAEEEVKKLCRYQYPDMKKSMGEFSLRITEGEFTDSEIMVMLGENGTGKTTFIRMLAGGLKPDGGGEVPILNVSYKPQKISPKFKGSVRALLHDKIRDAYTHPQFVTDVMKPMQIESIIDQDVQNLSGGELQRVALALCLGKPADVYLIDEPSAYLDSEQRLMAARVIKRFILHAKKTAFVVEHDFIMATYLADRVIVFDGNPSKSTVANAPQNLLAGMNKFLSQLGITFRRDPNNFRPRINKLNSIKDVEQKKSGNYFFLDD; translated from the exons ATGGCTGACAAAAACACCAGAATCGCTATTGTGAACCATGACAAATGTAAACCCAAGAAATGCCGTCAGGAGTGCAAGAAGAGCTGCCCTGTGGTGCGCATGG GTAAACTGTGTATTGAGGTCTCTCCTCAGAGTAAAATCGTTTGGATCTCTGAATCTCTCTGCATCGGCTGTGGTATCTGCATCAAG AAATGTCCATTTGGCGCTCTGTCAATCGTAAACCTGCCAAGCAACTTGGAGAAGGAAACCACTCACAGATATTGTGCCAACTCCTTCAAACTTCACAG GTTGCCCATCCCTCGTCCAGGAGAGGTGCTGGGGCTCGTGGGTACCAATGGTATTGGAAAGTCCACGGCTCTTAAGATTCTGGCTGGAAAGCAGAAGCCAAATCTCGGTAGATTTGACGCTCCCCCTGACTGGCAGGAGATCTTGACGTATTTCCGTGGCTCTGAGCTGCAGAATTACTTCACCAAGATTCTGGAAGATGATCTGAAGGCCATCGTGAAACCACAGTATGTTGATCAGATCCCCAAAACCGTTAAGGGGTCAGTATGAA CCATTCTGAGCAGGAAGGATGACACCAAATCAGAGGAGCTGGTGTGTGAACAGCTAGATCTGTGCACTTAGTCTTAAA atCTGTTGCACTTGCGTGACCGTAATGTTGAGGATTTATCAGGAGGAGAGCTGCAGAGATTCGCCTGTGCGGTTGTGTGCATTCAGAGAGCTGATATTTTCATGTTCGATGAGCCGTCCAGTTATCTCGACGTCAAACAGAGGCTGAGAGCTGCCATCACGATCCGCTCCCTCATCTCTCCAGACAG gtaCATCATAGTAGTGGAGCACGATCTGAGTGTGTTGGATTACCTGTCTGACTTCATTTGCTGTCTGTATGGAGTTCCCAGCGCTTATGGAGTGGTGACCATGCCCTTCAGCGTCAGAGAAG GAATTAATATTTTCTTGGACGGTTACGTGCCGACGGAGAATTTGCGCTTCAGAGAGACGTCGCTGGTGTTTAAGGTGGCAGAGACGGCCGCTGAGGAGGAAGTGAAGAAACTTTGTCGTTATCAGTACCCCGACATGAAGAAGAGCATGGGAGAGTTCTCGCTCCGCATCACTGAAGGAGAGTTTACAGATTCTGAGATCATGGTCATGCTGGGAGAGAACG GAACTGGGAAGACAACATTTATCAGAATGCTCGCTGGAGGCCTTAAACCAGACGGAGGAG GTGAAGTGCCCATCCTGAACGTCAGCTACAAACCACAGAAGATCAGCCCTAAGTTTAAA gGCAGCGTACGAGCTCTGCTGCACGATAAGATCAGAGATGCGTACACGCATCCACAGTTTGTCACTGATGTCATGAAGCCCATGCAGATAGAGAGCATCATCGACCAGGAC gtTCAAAATCTGTCTGGTGGTGAGTTGCAGCGTGTGGCTCTGGCTCTGTGTTTAGGGAAACCAGCAGATGTGTATTTGATCGATGAGCCCTCTGCTTACTTGGACTCTGAGCAGCGTCTGATGGCTGCCAGAGTTATCAAACG ATTCATTCTCCACGCAAAGAAGACCGCTTTTGTGGTGGAGCACGACTTTATCATGGCTACTTACCTGGCGGACCGAGTCATTGTGTTCGACGGCAATCCCTCCAAAAGCACCGTCGCCAATGC TCCTCAGAACCTGTTGGCTGGCATGAATAAGTTTTTATCTCAGCTCGGGATTACATTCAGAAGGGACCCCAACAACTTCAGACCAAGAATTAACAAACTCAATTCCATCAAG GATGTGGAACAGAAGAAGAGCGGTAACTACTTCTTCCTGGATGACTGA